From a region of the Nonlabens sp. Hel1_33_55 genome:
- a CDS encoding TonB-dependent receptor family protein, with translation MRSNLFITIVCFLFSCSVIAQIDTLETVRIKVNPVIDIENIDESVPFSIDSKSFTNSRQRFQQLSFNEYLEGVPGLFVLSTNNYSQDLRISIRGFGARSAFGIRGIKLVVDGIPETTPDGQGQLDNLTLSIIEDLQVLRGPASLLYGNASGGVININTIRKVDSTFIQAGTTIGNYNMNKFDILGGIKHKNGSTIISGSRTTTDGYRDQSAFETNQLNVRSNFNLDNSSSLNLQLNYTDSPIALDAGGLTIEEVNDNRRQARSANLTFDGREQVRQLKTGISYKKLWKQIGLESYAFYSYRDFDNNLPFENGGQVELYRNYYGHGSYLTYEMNESNYSNKIQLGYALAFQADQRQRFDNLNGERGESNFNQLESFNSYGFYLVDNLEISNWNIQGGLRYDINSLEADDRTTAANSSQQNLNSWSGSLGLSYNLGNSTYIFSNVSTSFETPALTELSSNPNGGTGFNTDLDPQRAVNYEIGYRQNKARFNWNAALFYIRTSDDLVPFELAQFPNRTFFRNAGSTNRYGLELSGNVLVSNSFTLNGSYTYSRFEYDEYTLNDENFQGNLLPGIPEHLATLGITYQAENKLTVQWNNTYRGELFADDANATNVKSAFISNINLGYPIKFDKLQLSVNGGINNLFDTSYFDNVRINAFGNRYYEPAPGINFYTGINLRF, from the coding sequence TTGCGCTCTAATCTATTTATTACCATCGTTTGCTTTTTGTTTTCCTGCAGTGTTATTGCACAAATCGATACCCTGGAAACCGTAAGAATTAAAGTCAATCCAGTAATAGATATTGAAAATATTGACGAGTCAGTTCCATTTTCTATTGATTCCAAAAGCTTTACCAATTCTAGACAGCGATTTCAGCAGCTTTCTTTCAATGAATATCTTGAAGGTGTTCCAGGACTTTTTGTTTTGAGCACCAATAATTATTCTCAAGACTTGAGAATTTCTATAAGAGGATTTGGGGCGAGATCAGCTTTTGGGATTCGAGGTATCAAACTAGTTGTTGATGGAATCCCAGAAACCACGCCTGATGGTCAAGGCCAGCTGGATAACTTGACCTTATCCATTATAGAGGATTTACAAGTCTTGCGAGGACCAGCTTCTTTGTTGTACGGAAATGCTTCTGGCGGTGTCATCAATATAAATACCATAAGAAAGGTTGACAGTACGTTTATCCAGGCTGGAACAACCATAGGAAATTATAATATGAACAAGTTCGATATACTAGGCGGTATCAAACATAAAAATGGTTCGACTATTATTTCTGGTTCTAGAACAACTACAGATGGCTATCGGGATCAATCTGCATTTGAAACGAACCAGCTGAATGTGAGATCTAATTTTAATTTGGATAATTCTAGCAGTCTCAATTTGCAGCTAAATTATACAGACAGCCCTATAGCACTTGATGCCGGTGGATTGACGATTGAAGAAGTAAACGATAATAGAAGACAGGCACGATCTGCTAATCTCACCTTTGACGGACGGGAACAGGTACGCCAACTCAAAACTGGAATTTCCTATAAAAAGCTATGGAAGCAAATAGGGTTGGAGTCGTATGCGTTTTATTCTTACAGAGATTTTGACAACAACCTACCTTTTGAAAATGGCGGTCAGGTAGAATTGTATCGTAACTATTACGGTCATGGAAGTTATTTGACTTATGAAATGAACGAGTCAAATTATTCGAACAAAATCCAACTTGGATATGCTCTCGCTTTTCAAGCAGATCAGCGACAACGTTTTGACAATTTAAATGGTGAACGTGGTGAATCAAACTTTAATCAGCTGGAATCTTTCAATTCTTATGGATTCTATCTGGTGGACAATCTAGAGATCTCGAACTGGAATATTCAAGGTGGATTGCGATACGATATAAATTCTTTGGAGGCTGATGATCGAACGACAGCTGCAAACAGTAGTCAGCAAAACTTGAATAGTTGGAGTGGTAGTTTGGGATTGAGCTACAATCTTGGTAATTCCACTTACATTTTCTCAAACGTATCTACCAGCTTTGAGACACCTGCACTTACTGAATTATCATCAAATCCTAATGGAGGTACCGGGTTCAATACAGATCTTGACCCGCAGCGAGCCGTGAATTACGAAATAGGATACAGGCAAAACAAAGCCAGATTCAATTGGAATGCAGCCTTGTTTTATATTAGAACAAGCGATGATTTAGTTCCTTTTGAACTAGCGCAATTTCCCAATCGCACTTTTTTCAGGAACGCTGGTAGTACTAATCGCTATGGACTAGAGCTATCTGGAAATGTTCTGGTTTCGAACTCCTTTACTTTGAATGGCTCATATACCTATTCTCGTTTTGAATATGATGAATACACCCTAAATGACGAAAATTTTCAAGGTAATTTACTACCAGGAATTCCTGAACATTTAGCAACACTGGGAATCACTTATCAAGCAGAAAATAAGCTTACCGTTCAATGGAATAATACCTATCGAGGTGAACTATTTGCTGACGATGCAAACGCTACTAATGTGAAGTCAGCTTTCATATCAAATATTAATTTAGGATATCCTATTAAATTTGATAAGCTGCAACTATCGGTAAATGGAGGTATTAATAACCTCTTTGATACATCGTATTTTGATAACGTCCGCATCAATGCTTTTGGAAATCGATACTACGAACCTGCTCCAGGCATCAATTTTTATACAGGAATCAATCTTCGATTTTAG
- the pth gene encoding aminoacyl-tRNA hydrolase, whose translation MKSLWKKWFGSSASDDKPQQEDHMKKFLLVGLGNPGAKYAETRHNIGFKVLDQLANEKAVAFETLKLGDVATTTHKGKTIILLKPNTFMNLSGKAIKYYMKQENIPKEQILVITDDLNLEFGTIRMKGKGSDGGHNGLKDTQIQLNTPNYPRLRFGISDEFSKGRQVDYVLGEWNDDELKSLQERIETAASAALAFVHGGLANAMNQFNGK comes from the coding sequence ATGAAATCCCTTTGGAAAAAATGGTTTGGAAGTTCTGCTTCTGATGATAAACCACAACAAGAAGATCACATGAAAAAATTCCTACTCGTTGGTTTGGGAAATCCTGGAGCAAAGTATGCAGAAACACGTCACAACATAGGCTTCAAAGTGCTTGATCAACTGGCAAATGAGAAAGCAGTCGCCTTTGAGACCCTGAAGTTGGGCGATGTTGCAACAACGACTCACAAAGGTAAAACCATCATCCTGCTCAAGCCCAACACTTTCATGAACTTGTCAGGCAAGGCGATCAAATATTATATGAAGCAGGAAAACATTCCCAAGGAACAGATCCTGGTCATCACAGATGATCTCAACCTAGAATTTGGTACGATACGTATGAAGGGAAAAGGGAGCGACGGTGGTCATAATGGACTTAAAGACACGCAAATACAGCTGAACACACCTAATTACCCGCGATTGCGATTTGGAATTTCTGATGAGTTTTCTAAGGGTAGGCAAGTCGATTATGTACTGGGAGAATGGAATGACGACGAACTCAAGTCACTTCAAGAACGTATAGAAACTGCCGCATCTGCCGCGCTGGCCTTTGTCCATGGCGGTCTTGCAAATGCCATGAACCAATTTAATGGTAAATAG
- a CDS encoding ribose-phosphate pyrophosphokinase, translating to MPYSISEAKLFGCRQSMDLAKSIAKEYGAQLGQVNFTTFSDGEFQPSFEESIRGRRIFLIGSTHPSSDNLMELLLMIDGAKRASARHITAVIPYFGWARQDRKDKPRVPIGAKMIAKILEAAGATRIITMDLHADQIQGFFEKPVDHLFASSLFIPYLKSLNLSDLTIASPDMGGSKRAYAYSKVLESDVVVCYKQRQKANIISHMELIGDVTGKNVVLVDDMVDTAGTLTKAADVMMERGAKSVRAICTHAILSGKAYERIENSKLVELIVTDSIPLRQKSEKIRVLSCAGLFAGVMKSVQNNESISDNFVM from the coding sequence ATGCCTTATTCAATTTCTGAAGCAAAATTATTTGGTTGTAGACAAAGTATGGATTTAGCAAAATCCATTGCTAAAGAATACGGTGCACAATTGGGTCAAGTGAATTTTACCACCTTTAGTGATGGTGAGTTCCAACCTTCCTTTGAAGAATCCATTCGCGGTCGACGCATCTTTCTGATAGGTTCCACACACCCTAGTAGTGACAACTTAATGGAACTACTATTGATGATTGATGGTGCAAAAAGAGCTAGTGCCAGACACATAACGGCGGTAATACCCTACTTCGGTTGGGCACGTCAGGATCGTAAGGACAAACCACGTGTGCCGATAGGTGCTAAAATGATTGCAAAGATCCTGGAAGCAGCAGGCGCTACACGTATCATAACCATGGATCTTCATGCAGATCAAATTCAAGGATTTTTTGAAAAGCCAGTTGACCATTTATTTGCCTCTTCCCTTTTCATACCTTATTTGAAAAGTTTGAATTTAAGCGATCTTACTATTGCCTCTCCTGATATGGGTGGTTCTAAAAGGGCTTATGCCTATTCTAAAGTACTGGAGAGTGATGTTGTAGTTTGTTATAAGCAACGTCAAAAAGCAAATATCATTTCCCATATGGAATTGATAGGTGATGTAACTGGTAAAAACGTAGTGCTAGTAGATGACATGGTCGACACCGCTGGTACATTGACTAAAGCTGCAGATGTAATGATGGAGCGTGGTGCAAAAAGCGTGAGAGCGATTTGTACACATGCCATTCTTTCTGGAAAGGCTTATGAACGTATCGAGAATTCAAAATTGGTAGAACTGATAGTGACAGATTCGATACCGCTGCGACAAAAAAGTGAAAAAATAAGAGTGTTATCCTGTGCAGGTTTGTTTGCAGGCGTTATGAAAAGCGTCCAGAACAACGAGTCCATAAGCGATAATTTTGTAATGTAA
- a CDS encoding deoxycytidylate deaminase, with protein MKPEKQHKYDVAYLRMAREWAQLSYCKRRKVGALIVRDRMIISDGYNGTPSGFENFCEDEEGYTKWYVLHAEANAILKVAASTQSCTGATLYITMSPCQQCSKLIHQSGIKRVVYLDAYKDDSGLQFLEKAGVVVEHINQLDS; from the coding sequence TTGAAGCCAGAAAAACAGCACAAATACGATGTAGCCTATCTACGCATGGCTCGAGAATGGGCGCAGCTATCCTACTGTAAGCGACGCAAAGTAGGTGCGCTTATAGTGCGTGATCGCATGATTATAAGCGATGGTTATAACGGTACGCCCAGTGGTTTTGAGAACTTTTGTGAAGATGAAGAAGGGTATACTAAATGGTATGTCCTACATGCAGAGGCTAATGCTATATTGAAGGTTGCAGCATCAACACAGTCTTGCACTGGAGCGACATTGTATATCACTATGTCGCCTTGCCAGCAATGCAGCAAGCTCATTCATCAAAGTGGCATCAAACGTGTAGTTTACCTTGACGCCTACAAGGATGATAGCGGTTTGCAATTCCTTGAAAAAGCAGGCGTTGTTGTAGAGCATATAAACCAACTGGATTCATGA
- a CDS encoding HTTM domain-containing protein, translating to MRVTLDQWLFKQVDNSALVAFRIIFGLLLACEAFGSIATGMVRRQFVEPKFTFTFIGFDFLEPLPGNWMYVFYCVMGVAGLMVMIGYKYRIAITYYAITWTYVYLLQKSSYNNHCYLLMLLNYIMIFLPAHRSVSVDSTLNPSIKRESMSRGIYVFIIGLIWIVYAYATIAKFYPDWLDGSFPRYLMSTRGKNWDILQYEWAHEAIKYFGLTFDLLIVPFLLWKRTRWFAVAASVFFHLFNSVVFKIGIFPYMALSFLLFFFSIQKVHQWFLWKKPFYNKGEIVVPQYRNLILASGTIFLAVMLLLPLRHWTFKDDVFWTEEGHRLSWRMMLRSRTGRATFTIEDKATGERSRVRLKDYLSTKQDRSVQSKPDFMWQFAQKLKKEYAAEGKDIAVYVDAKVGINGRSPTQFTDPTVDLAATSWSHFKHHEWILPSPGYDRPMPVFK from the coding sequence ATGCGAGTAACGCTTGATCAATGGTTATTTAAGCAAGTAGATAATTCTGCGCTGGTGGCGTTTAGAATAATTTTTGGGTTGCTGCTCGCTTGTGAGGCTTTTGGCTCCATCGCTACTGGGATGGTTAGACGTCAGTTTGTCGAACCTAAATTCACCTTCACTTTTATAGGTTTTGATTTTCTAGAGCCGTTACCAGGAAACTGGATGTATGTTTTCTATTGCGTTATGGGCGTCGCTGGACTCATGGTAATGATAGGATATAAATACCGTATTGCCATAACCTATTACGCTATCACCTGGACGTACGTTTACCTGCTTCAAAAATCCAGTTATAACAATCACTGTTATCTCTTGATGCTACTTAACTACATCATGATATTTTTGCCGGCGCATCGATCAGTATCAGTAGATAGTACTTTGAATCCTAGTATAAAAAGAGAAAGCATGTCTCGCGGGATTTATGTTTTTATAATAGGATTGATATGGATCGTGTATGCCTATGCAACCATTGCCAAGTTCTATCCTGACTGGCTTGATGGTAGTTTCCCGAGGTATTTAATGAGTACTCGAGGCAAGAACTGGGATATTCTCCAATACGAATGGGCTCATGAAGCGATAAAATATTTTGGGTTGACCTTTGACTTATTAATAGTTCCTTTTCTTCTATGGAAAAGGACGCGATGGTTTGCCGTTGCAGCATCTGTATTCTTTCACTTGTTCAATAGCGTGGTGTTTAAGATTGGTATCTTTCCATATATGGCGTTGTCGTTTCTACTCTTCTTCTTTTCCATTCAAAAAGTCCATCAATGGTTCTTATGGAAGAAACCGTTTTACAACAAAGGCGAGATCGTCGTGCCTCAATACCGCAATTTAATTCTGGCTTCAGGAACAATATTTCTTGCAGTAATGTTGCTATTACCTTTAAGGCACTGGACTTTTAAGGATGACGTATTCTGGACAGAAGAAGGTCACCGATTGAGCTGGCGCATGATGTTACGCAGTCGTACCGGCCGCGCCACATTTACTATTGAAGATAAAGCCACAGGTGAGCGATCTAGGGTGAGACTGAAAGACTACCTATCCACTAAACAGGATCGATCTGTACAAAGCAAACCAGACTTTATGTGGCAGTTTGCTCAAAAACTGAAAAAAGAATACGCTGCCGAAGGAAAGGATATTGCCGTTTATGTAGATGCAAAAGTTGGTATTAATGGACGCAGTCCTACACAATTCACAGATCCTACTGTAGATCTTGCTGCCACTTCGTGGAGTCACTTCAAACATCATGAATGGATATTGCCATCACCAGGCTATGATCGACCCATGCCGGTATTCAAGTAA
- a CDS encoding bifunctional riboflavin kinase/FAD synthetase, translating to MNTYKQIDQYKASKKAVVTIGTFDGVHHGHQQILQKVVDRAKTEDLTTVLLTFFPHPRMVLQPEYDLKLINTINERVDLVAKTGVEHMIIHPFSKEFSRTSAREYVKDILVDQLNAAVVVIGYDHHYGRNRSANIDNLRQDAEDYGFELIEITKEEIDEVAVSSTKIRSAINDGEIQIANQYLGRAFSIHGSIVKGKQIGRTINYPTANLDVVEKYKLIPKMGVYITSSVINGKRVYGMTNIGKNPTVSDADGSITIETFYIDFDKDLYGQEMELFFHKRLRDEAKFNSMDELKKIMATDEQKTRDYASNA from the coding sequence TTGAACACGTATAAACAAATCGATCAATATAAGGCCAGCAAGAAAGCCGTGGTGACCATCGGGACTTTTGATGGCGTGCATCATGGCCATCAACAGATCTTGCAAAAAGTAGTGGATCGTGCCAAAACAGAGGACTTAACAACGGTTCTACTGACCTTTTTTCCACATCCTAGAATGGTTTTACAACCAGAATACGACCTCAAACTTATCAATACGATCAATGAACGTGTAGATCTAGTGGCAAAAACTGGTGTGGAACACATGATCATCCATCCTTTTTCAAAAGAATTCTCAAGAACATCTGCTCGTGAATATGTAAAAGATATTCTCGTCGATCAACTCAATGCTGCCGTTGTTGTTATAGGTTATGACCATCATTATGGACGTAACAGGAGTGCCAATATCGATAACCTGCGCCAGGATGCAGAAGATTATGGGTTTGAACTGATCGAGATTACAAAGGAAGAAATTGACGAGGTCGCAGTGAGTAGTACTAAAATACGTAGCGCGATCAATGATGGCGAGATACAGATCGCTAATCAATATCTAGGTAGAGCATTTAGCATTCATGGCTCCATCGTCAAAGGCAAACAAATAGGCCGAACTATTAATTACCCAACGGCCAACCTTGATGTAGTAGAAAAATATAAACTCATTCCTAAAATGGGAGTTTATATTACGAGCAGCGTAATTAATGGAAAACGTGTTTATGGAATGACTAACATAGGCAAAAACCCAACTGTATCTGATGCGGACGGTAGCATTACCATAGAGACTTTTTATATAGATTTTGATAAAGATCTTTATGGACAGGAAATGGAGCTGTTCTTTCACAAACGACTTAGGGATGAAGCCAAGTTTAATTCCATGGATGAATTGAAAAAAATAATGGCAACTGACGAGCAAAAGACCAGAGACTATGCGAGTAACGCTTGA
- a CDS encoding 50S ribosomal protein L25/general stress protein Ctc has translation MKSITISGSKRESVGKKATKALRNAGLVPCVIYGGDEPIHFSAEEKAFKDLIYTPDAHLVEIDLGSDGKFSAIAQDMQWHPVRELLLHADFYQIFDDKPVTMEVPVRSTGTARGVLNGGVLRRNLRKLRVKAIPGNLPDFITMDISNMKIGHKKYVRDLRVDEYEIMHADNIVVLMVKNSRTAIADEEEEEEVPADEVPATEVDDEAAVKEGTDE, from the coding sequence ATGAAATCAATCACGATCTCAGGATCTAAAAGAGAAAGCGTGGGCAAAAAGGCAACTAAAGCCCTACGTAATGCTGGATTGGTACCTTGTGTAATCTACGGAGGAGACGAGCCCATACATTTTTCAGCAGAAGAAAAAGCGTTCAAAGACCTTATCTACACTCCAGATGCACATCTAGTAGAAATAGATTTGGGTAGCGACGGTAAATTCAGTGCAATTGCTCAAGATATGCAATGGCACCCAGTAAGAGAACTGCTTTTACATGCAGATTTCTATCAAATTTTTGATGACAAGCCAGTTACCATGGAAGTTCCCGTACGTAGTACAGGTACCGCTCGCGGTGTACTTAATGGTGGTGTTTTGAGAAGAAACCTACGTAAACTACGTGTTAAGGCAATTCCAGGAAACCTACCTGACTTCATTACTATGGATATCTCCAATATGAAGATAGGTCACAAAAAATATGTACGCGATCTAAGAGTGGATGAGTATGAAATCATGCACGCAGATAATATCGTTGTACTTATGGTGAAAAACTCTCGTACAGCAATCGCTGATGAAGAAGAGGAAGAAGAAGTACCGGCAGATGAAGTTCCAGCAACTGAGGTTGATGATGAAGCTGCTGTTAAAGAAGGAACGGACGAGTAA
- a CDS encoding MarC family protein, translated as MSMVPDFFAVIDFKEIFTASMILFAVIDIVGSIPIIVDLRRKVGHIQSEKASVVAGILMIVFMFIGESMLNLIGIDVNSFAVAGAFIIFFIALEMILGIQLYKDDQPETAAIIPIAFPLIAGAGTLTSVLSLRSEYYAINIIAAILINIVFVYAVLKNSGRIEKAIGKQGIDVVRKIFGVILLAIAVKLFATNIKELF; from the coding sequence ATGAGTATGGTTCCCGACTTTTTTGCAGTAATTGATTTCAAGGAAATCTTCACGGCTAGCATGATATTATTTGCAGTAATTGATATTGTAGGTAGTATCCCTATCATTGTTGACTTACGTCGCAAAGTGGGCCATATACAGAGTGAAAAAGCCAGTGTCGTTGCGGGAATTTTGATGATCGTTTTCATGTTTATAGGTGAGAGCATGCTTAACCTTATCGGGATAGATGTGAACTCATTTGCAGTAGCAGGAGCTTTTATCATCTTCTTCATTGCTTTAGAAATGATATTAGGAATACAACTGTACAAAGACGACCAGCCAGAAACGGCTGCAATAATTCCCATAGCTTTTCCGTTGATTGCTGGAGCTGGAACCTTGACATCTGTCTTATCCCTAAGGTCAGAATACTACGCCATCAACATTATCGCTGCTATTTTAATCAATATTGTGTTTGTTTACGCTGTATTGAAAAATTCTGGCCGTATTGAAAAAGCTATAGGAAAACAAGGAATCGACGTGGTAAGGAAAATCTTTGGAGTTATCTTGCTTGCGATAGCCGTCAAGTTATTTGCGACTAATATCAAAGAACTATTCTAG
- a CDS encoding S41 family peptidase encodes MKKQYLYYPLFLGIFFGLGILIGNLLSVNGMDDTFTTAGNLKKRKLNRLIDIIDQRYVDEVNTDSIVDVTVNGILQNLDPHSVYISTDQAEAVADDMRGNFVGIGIRYFVNQDTIAVLSTVKDGPSEKAGIKSGDRILTVDGRPLYGDNKVSTDELKGKSGSRITLGVLKPGDSTVFNIPVTRGKIAIQSVDAAYMLNNKLGYIKVNRFAESTVKEFNQAIDLLKRKGAQQIAVDLRDNPGGVLQSALEMADEFLKDDQLMLFQKDRNNKRKNSYATDSGDFEDKPVFILINENSASASEVVAGALQDNDKGTIIGRRSFGKGLVQQEMQLGDGSAVRLTVARYYTPTGRSIQRPYNTGNEDYFNEYLERYENGELQDKSNIEVNDSLRYRTPGGKIVYGGGGIIPDVFVAGPKGYENQTLDYFARTGFADRMANEFLRTEGYYLRSMPKKEFIDSYQVPETLLLKFYQRARSGNNLSLRLTGNREFMMLLLKASLAEQLYGTELKIKLLNTQDPMIDKLLELSKSQKSS; translated from the coding sequence ATGAAAAAACAATATCTGTACTATCCACTATTTCTGGGAATCTTCTTTGGATTAGGGATCTTGATAGGCAATCTCTTGTCTGTCAATGGTATGGATGATACGTTTACCACAGCGGGAAACCTCAAGAAGCGCAAATTAAACCGACTTATTGATATCATCGACCAGCGTTATGTGGATGAGGTCAATACAGATAGTATCGTTGATGTGACGGTAAATGGCATCTTGCAAAACCTAGATCCACATTCTGTTTACATATCCACAGATCAAGCTGAAGCCGTTGCAGATGACATGCGCGGTAATTTTGTTGGGATTGGGATTAGGTACTTTGTGAATCAAGATACTATCGCTGTTTTGAGCACCGTAAAAGATGGTCCCAGCGAGAAAGCTGGAATCAAGAGTGGTGACCGTATACTAACAGTAGATGGACGACCATTGTACGGCGATAATAAGGTTTCAACAGATGAGCTTAAAGGTAAATCTGGTTCCAGGATTACATTAGGAGTTCTCAAACCTGGTGACAGCACAGTATTCAATATTCCAGTCACTCGCGGTAAAATTGCTATCCAAAGCGTTGATGCAGCTTATATGTTGAACAATAAATTAGGCTACATCAAAGTCAACCGCTTTGCAGAGTCTACGGTCAAGGAATTCAACCAGGCAATAGATCTATTGAAACGTAAAGGAGCGCAACAGATAGCAGTTGATCTTAGGGACAACCCTGGCGGAGTTCTACAATCTGCTCTTGAAATGGCAGATGAATTTTTGAAGGATGACCAATTAATGTTGTTTCAAAAAGACCGAAACAATAAAAGGAAAAACAGTTATGCCACTGATTCAGGAGACTTTGAAGACAAACCTGTTTTTATATTGATCAATGAGAACAGTGCTAGTGCCAGCGAGGTTGTAGCAGGTGCGTTGCAGGATAATGATAAGGGAACCATTATAGGCAGACGCAGTTTTGGTAAAGGATTGGTTCAGCAGGAAATGCAACTGGGTGACGGTAGCGCGGTTAGATTAACCGTCGCAAGATATTACACGCCGACTGGCCGGAGCATTCAACGACCGTACAATACTGGTAATGAAGATTATTTCAATGAGTATCTGGAACGCTATGAGAACGGTGAATTGCAGGATAAATCCAACATCGAAGTCAACGACTCACTGAGGTATAGAACTCCTGGCGGCAAGATTGTTTATGGCGGCGGCGGTATCATTCCTGACGTGTTCGTTGCAGGTCCCAAAGGTTATGAAAATCAAACGCTAGATTATTTTGCGAGAACAGGTTTTGCAGATCGCATGGCTAACGAGTTTTTACGCACGGAAGGTTATTACTTGAGGTCCATGCCTAAAAAAGAATTCATTGACTCGTACCAGGTTCCAGAAACTCTGTTATTGAAATTTTATCAGAGAGCGCGAAGTGGTAATAACTTGTCTTTAAGATTGACTGGCAATAGAGAGTTTATGATGCTGCTTTTAAAAGCTTCCCTCGCAGAACAGCTCTACGGAACAGAATTGAAGATTAAACTCCTCAACACTCAAGATCCCATGATTGATAAATTGCTAGAGTTGAGCAAGAGTCAAAAAAGTTCTTAA
- a CDS encoding DUF3109 family protein, with amino-acid sequence MFQLGKAIVSDDVLDKDFVCNLTACKGICCVAGEAGAPLEQKELDILDKEYEKVKPYLRAEGIEAIESQGTWIERENGELETPLVNNKECAYTTLKEDGTALCGIEAAYRDGATQFYKPLSCHLYPIRLQEYTDFTAVNYHKWQICDDACTLGEELGVPVYKFLKESLTRKFGKKWYAELEEIAEMKSHKS; translated from the coding sequence ATGTTTCAGTTAGGGAAAGCCATTGTTTCTGATGATGTTTTGGATAAGGATTTTGTTTGTAATCTGACCGCGTGCAAAGGTATTTGCTGTGTCGCGGGAGAAGCTGGTGCACCATTGGAGCAAAAAGAACTTGATATTCTTGACAAAGAATATGAAAAAGTGAAACCTTATTTGAGAGCCGAAGGAATTGAGGCGATAGAATCTCAAGGAACCTGGATCGAGCGTGAGAATGGCGAGTTGGAAACTCCCTTAGTCAACAATAAAGAATGTGCCTATACCACCTTAAAAGAAGATGGTACCGCACTTTGCGGCATTGAGGCTGCTTACCGCGATGGAGCCACTCAGTTTTACAAACCACTTTCCTGTCATCTGTATCCCATTAGACTTCAAGAATACACGGACTTTACCGCAGTCAACTATCACAAATGGCAGATTTGCGATGATGCCTGTACACTAGGCGAAGAGCTAGGTGTACCTGTCTATAAATTTTTGAAGGAATCGCTTACGCGAAAATTCGGTAAGAAATGGTATGCAGAATTAGAAGAGATTGCGGAAATGAAGTCGCATAAGTCTTAG
- a CDS encoding HupE/UreJ family protein: MNNFIFYFLEGFWHVLDLQAYDHILFIILLAVPYLFNGWRKLLLLVTAFTIGHTISLLLVTFGKVSFSTAYIEFLIPVTIAVTALYNIFTAGRRHQNNTPWLTAIIAVFFGLVHGFGFSGAFRMLASGTDDNVLLTLVEFALGIEGAQLVIVLIVLILNFIFTGLFRFSKREWSQIISAIILGIVIPMLIARWIW; encoded by the coding sequence ATGAATAATTTTATTTTTTACTTTCTGGAAGGTTTCTGGCATGTGCTTGACCTACAGGCTTATGACCACATCCTATTTATTATTTTACTAGCCGTTCCATATCTATTTAATGGATGGCGCAAGCTGTTGCTGCTGGTTACCGCTTTTACCATAGGTCATACTATATCGTTATTGCTCGTCACTTTTGGAAAGGTTTCATTTTCCACGGCCTATATAGAGTTTCTTATCCCAGTGACCATAGCCGTTACGGCGCTTTATAACATTTTTACTGCTGGTCGCAGGCACCAGAACAACACACCGTGGCTCACCGCTATCATAGCCGTTTTCTTTGGATTGGTTCATGGTTTTGGATTTTCTGGCGCTTTTCGCATGCTGGCCTCAGGAACAGATGATAATGTCCTATTGACGCTAGTTGAATTTGCGTTGGGAATCGAGGGCGCACAACTGGTTATCGTCCTGATTGTCTTGATATTAAACTTTATCTTTACTGGGTTATTTCGTTTTAGTAAACGAGAGTGGTCGCAGATCATTTCAGCTATTATTCTTGGGATCGTAATTCCTATGTTAATCGCAAGATGGATCTGGTAG